The DNA window AAATCACGCATGTTACAAAGTAGAATTATAccttaaaacttaattaaattggaaaatttagaatatagTTTGCAGTTCTTCAGAGTTTCTTAAAGAATGCTATATCTCTTGACTTGTCACCATAACTTTAATCATTTcaagttaaattaacatactGCATTATTTGCTCCCTATGAGATCTATACATAAATACGccaaaaatatgatttttttacttgtcTAATTTTAGTTAGACTTCAACTTTTATTAGGCATTTATGGAAAATTTGATTCGTGTATGTACATTTCCATTATCGATATCGTGGATTTAAATCTTGCGCTAAATCAATGCGAATGTTatcaattatatcaaatatcattataaatttgattagacTAATCGAACTAATACCAAAGCTGCTTGATAGAGCAGATGTTCGTTCACTTTACACTTCATGCATGTATTTTGCATCTCGAAAACGAAAGCGCGTCATGATCTAAAAATTTGTAGTTCACTAATGAAATCCACACTGTAAaagatttgtgtaaaattacaactataatagtgACTCACTTTGAGACCCAccataaagttataaattttcgcgtctataattttacagtacacaagaaaaaatatccATGCAGCACAAGATATTCTATGAACATCCTAGAATATTGTATGAACACATTTTAGATATTCAGAGAATATTCTAGGATGTTCATAGAATATCTTGTACTGTatgagtaattttaatttgtaataaatttgtttatagtatatacacaagtgtaaaatgcaaatgtaaaagtgattgcaaattttatatataaaattgcaggcacataaaaatttacaaccaTTATAGTGGATCTTAATATTATCCACTATCATAGTTgcaattttacacaatttttttacagtgcaCAACCCGGTTACATTTTGCTAGTAAACTCTATTTGACGCAAATTTCTAAGTAAGGCGCGATCTATCATCTAATTATTGCcgccttttttaaaaataaactagaaTTAGCAGCAGGTAAATGGCTTTTCGTGTATGCCATGTGCAATACTGGTATTTTGCGGACTCTCCTCGACGGAGGGCGAGGGCAGTATATCGTCGTTTTTGAGAAAGTTGTTAGAATCGGAAATCTTGAGTGTAGTGTTCACATCATTATTGTCCGACGCCATTCTCTGTAGACTCGTGGCGATCGCCAGAAAAACGGTTTCTACTCCCTCATTTTGTAGCACCGAAATCTCATGATATGTAGCACCAATTGACGTGGCGTACTTCCGACCCTCCTCACCGTCTACTTGACGCTGTTGCACCAGATCTGACTTGTTGCCGATCAAGGCTAGCACCATCGTCTCCTCCACATTCTGTTGTAGCTCCTTCACCCAACCCTTGATCGCGGCGAAGGTGTTATACTGTGTAAGATCGAACACCAACATAGCCGCGTTGGAGTTCCTGTAGTACATCGGCGCCATGGAGCGAAATCTCTCTTGGCCAGCCGTGTCCCATACCTATATATAAGAGGgattttaattcttcttttaaaCATTGTTAAGCTCAATACTGTTGTTAGATAAAACGTGAATTTTTATGACATGAAAATGACGATATAACAATATCGCGACAACCGAAGCAAAGTAGGTGGATTAATGGATCGGGGGTTAATTGGAAAATAACGCGAATGAGAAATGTTGACATCTTGTGTTAATTCGTCATCAAAGCGATACACTAAAtctattaaatctaatttaatttttaaattaatggaactttaatataaagcGTAGCAGagaaatgtgattttttaaaagccTACTTGCAATTTTATCCTCGCATTATCCAAATTGATCTTGCAGTTGAAGAAAGACGCTCCTATCGTGGGACTTGCTTGATCGAAATTTCCCAAATAACGTCCGATCAAGCTCGTTTTACCAACACCTGAAAATGGTATCGTCATTTGTGCGCTAATAATACTTGTGTAcgattgtttaattttagCGTTGACAGTTGATAACATTCATCGAACATCGTTCTAcgtacaaaaagaaattgatcCTCTTATCTGATGTCGTATTTCAGACTATATATAGAATCGAGTCTTCGATATCATGAATAAATTTTCGCGCAGCCAATTgcatctattataattatgtttattttactgtttctttttaaacaaattatcacatttctttaaataaacgcACGAAAATTCAGCCAtcaaaactaatataaaatgtaacagcAAGAATATTAGGtgcatttcttttataaataatataatttttattttagaaaattactgTCAGATTTCaagataaaattctatttataatattatacgcCATGCACtttaatgcatatttttattttagtatgtattttatatgtgtgtatattttagtatgtgctttatttattctatcttttttaattttgtattgcaCATAAAATCACgagtagaattttatttcaaattctgACAAATCTCGTAGATCGTTCAAGATAGGTTTCGCACCGCTATTCTTATAATGCATAGCAATGATTGACTAGCACAAGGTGCTAATGTTCAGCATTAGTTTTTATGTGAGGTAGACCGCGTCGTTTACGCGGTTGCCTTTCTGCAATTCGTGAAGCGAAGCTCGAGCGAACAGGAAGCGACGCAAGGTATTCCGCATATCGTCGCATTAAATCCCCTCGAGACATAATCGCGAcgatttctaaaagaaaatgCGAGTATTTTCTCTAtgattattttctattctatCCATGCCTAAACTCATAACTCTCCGACTAcgtatgtttttttatcttccCACTACACGCTTGAATCGCGTCCAATGCTATTTTGGCCTAtcataaagtttaaaaaaaaaaatcagaaaaatttataaaatatctattagcattacacaattaaaaattttatacttatttttataaaagagcatttgcttattgaataatttattttttataaattttgaaatacgtGCGCGAGTAACGAACTTTGTTCGTCATTTAGAACTCTACACTTTTTggtgataattaaataaaaaagttatgattttttaagGAGACATGTTGattaaaaccatttttttttttaataataagcaaaattattacttacagAAAAAGTCACATGTGATCTATGCAGGACTTTTACGCTCGTTTATTAATTAGATCTTTCGTAAAGATTCTGGAATCTCGAG is part of the Monomorium pharaonis isolate MP-MQ-018 chromosome 2, ASM1337386v2, whole genome shotgun sequence genome and encodes:
- the LOC105832076 gene encoding ras-related protein RabJ, producing MKTIEGKVVMLGSQGVGKTSLIGRYLGNFDQASPTIGASFFNCKINLDNARIKLQVWDTAGQERFRSMAPMYYRNSNAAMLVFDLTQYNTFAAIKGWVKELQQNVEETMVLALIGNKSDLVQQRQVDGEEGRKYATSIGATYHEISVLQNEGVETVFLAIATSLQRMASDNNDVNTTLKISDSNNFLKNDDILPSPSVEESPQNTSIAHGIHEKPFTCC